The Natrinema sp. SYSU A 869 DNA segment CAACCGACGAATGGGTCGAGATGCTGGCTGAAGGGAGGACCTCCCAGTGGGGCCAGTCTACGATGTTGATGAGGCATTAGAAAACAAGCAGGTGCAATCACGCGAGATGATTACAGAGATAGAACATTCTTCAGCAGGCGATATTCCGGTAATAGAACATCCACTAAACTTCACAAACGCAGATACAGGGTTCGAGGATGCACCGCCGCTGCTCGGGGAAGATACAGAAGCAGTGGTACACGACCTCGGTTATACTGACGAGCAAATTGACGAACTGCGTGAAGCCGACGCAATACCGGATCGGTGACCGCCATCGGAGCCGTGACCATCTCCGATAGCGGTGCATAACGTCGTTGAACTAGGCGAACGCTGTCTTCCAGTACCGCCATCTTTCCTCCGGCATTTATTTTCCAGCTCTTCTCCATATTCGAATCAGCTCTACTGATGGGGGAGGCAAAGGCAAGTAGGAAATTGGGGTATCTTATGGCTTGTAACACGTCCTCAGAGGATTCTCTCAAGCGCCACTGGGCCTGGGTTTTATACTAAGTAGGGATCTCGCTTGCTCTCTTATTCCTCATCCTAATATACGGGACGTAGTTAGCCTCTTTAGCTAACTGCGATTACGACCATATGTTTGTAATCGAACGTCTGAACAAATATAAAATGATTGACTTACGAAGACAATGAGTAAACTCATAGCAAGTAGAGGACATGAGATGTTCATCAGAACCGGCACCTGTCGTTTCATATGGTAAAGATAGTGAAGGAGGATCCTGATCAACAGCCGTCATACGTTAGTCCGAAAAAGGAATTATTTATATAACAGGGTATAGTATCCATCTCTATGGAAGATCAAACAAAAACACGAGCGAAGACAACACAAAGTTCACTAGAAGTCGTTGAAGCGCTACGTGAACTTGGCGGTTCGACTTTAGAGGAGCTATCCGAACATACGGGATTTTCCACGAGTACTGTTCACAGGCATTTGGCGACGCTTCGAGATTACAACTACGTCACTCAGGAAGATGATCTCTATCGAGTTGGCCTCCAGTTCCTTACGATGGGAGGGTATGCACAGCGTGAGATAGATGCATATCCAGCCATCAAAGAAAAGGTAGACCAGCTTGCTATTGATATGGATGAACGTGCGCAGTTTATTGTCGAAGAAAACGGTCAACGGGTATATCTTTACACCGAGGTTGGGCAGAGCGCGGTCCAGACCGGTGCGCGTATCGGAAAGCGTGGCGAACTCTACACCAGCGCTGCCGGGAAGGCAATTCTAGCGAACTTACCGGAAGAGCGTACCCACGAAATAATCGATATGCGCGGCCTTTCCGGAGATGCTAGCAATGCCATCACTTCCAAGGAGGCGCTATTTGAGACCCTAGAAGAAATCAGAGAGCGGGGATATGCGTTCAACAGGCAGGAGACGACAGACGGAGTCCACGCGATTGGTGCCGCCGTAACAGACGCTAACGATGAGGTTCTTGGCGCACTCAGCGTTGCGGGTCCGGCTCACCGGCTGAAGGGTGATACCTTGACTGAGGTGTTACCGGAGCAGATCTTGGGCACCGTCAATGAATTAGAACTCCATATCCAACACTCAGCTCACTCCTGATCCTCAGTAGTTTTCAGGAATACATCCGGTGATTCGTCCGTAGAGCAGGAGATACATGCCACTAATCGAAGATGACCGAATTACACTGATCAGCTATGTTGATTCCGAACATAAAAATAGGATTGTTTGTCGCCGTGACCATCATATTTTCCGATTGCCCTTGTTCTGTTATTATCGAGTGTCATAGCCACTCTACCCGTTCTGAACGCATCCGTCCCATCAGTTAGATACTGGGATCAATGATTATCTTTCCGAGTACACCGGAGGACATGAGTCGTTCGTGAGCTGCCGGCAGTTCGTTGAGACCGAATACACGGTCGATCTTTACCGTGAACCGACCATCAGCAAGCCGCGAGGCCACTTGGCGTAGGATCTGCGCTTGATCGTCCGTTGAAGCCGCTAGCGACATAAACCGCAGGTCAGCGTCGGCCTGCTTCGCCGTCATTGCAGGGCCAGAAGGAATCTTAATAGACGACTCTTCACCGATAATTACCACACGTCCACCTCGTGTAAGGCATTCGAGGTCGGCCTCAAGGTGTGAATCAGCGTGTGGCTCGAGCACTACATCAAGCTGCTGTCCGTCAGCGGCCTCCTTGAGACTACTTGCCGTATCGTCAGTACGATAGTCGATGACAGCATCTGCTCCGAGTGAGCGGGCCAATGAGGCCGGCTCACCCTCTCGAGCTGTTCCGATCACGTAGCTACCTGCTTGGGCTGCGACTTGAACGGCAGCATGACCGACACCGCCAGATGCACCCTGAACTAGACAGACGTCTCCGAGCGAGAGTTCGCCGCGGTTAATTAGTGCTCGCCAGGCGGTGGCAAACGCCATTGCGGCTGCTGCTCCATCGCGGAAAGAGACCTCTTCAGGAAGGTGAGCAAGCATATCCGCTGATGAGACTGTATACTCTGCATATGTTCCGGGCGAGAAAATTCCCAGACCAGTAGCAAATACCCGATCACCTGGTTCGAAGGTAGTGACATCCTCACCAACGTCTTCGACGACACCCGCCATGTCGGAGCCACCGACATGAGGGAGACCGGTCATCGGTGAAATATTCCCTTCACGAAGGTACGTATCGATAGGGTTGACGCTAGCTACCTCTATACGGACGAGCACCTGATCCGCAGTCGGAAGTGGTTTGTCGATATCCTCTTCGAAGGCCAATACGCTCTCGTCGCCGTGT contains these protein-coding regions:
- a CDS encoding NADPH:quinone reductase; translated protein: MQAVRYHEHGDESVLAFEEDIDKPLPTADQVLVRIEVASVNPIDTYLREGNISPMTGLPHVGGSDMAGVVEDVGEDVTTFEPGDRVFATGLGIFSPGTYAEYTVSSADMLAHLPEEVSFRDGAAAAMAFATAWRALINRGELSLGDVCLVQGASGGVGHAAVQVAAQAGSYVIGTAREGEPASLARSLGADAVIDYRTDDTASSLKEAADGQQLDVVLEPHADSHLEADLECLTRGGRVVIIGEESSIKIPSGPAMTAKQADADLRFMSLAASTDDQAQILRQVASRLADGRFTVKIDRVFGLNELPAAHERLMSSGVLGKIIIDPSI
- a CDS encoding IclR family transcriptional regulator — translated: MEDQTKTRAKTTQSSLEVVEALRELGGSTLEELSEHTGFSTSTVHRHLATLRDYNYVTQEDDLYRVGLQFLTMGGYAQREIDAYPAIKEKVDQLAIDMDERAQFIVEENGQRVYLYTEVGQSAVQTGARIGKRGELYTSAAGKAILANLPEERTHEIIDMRGLSGDASNAITSKEALFETLEEIRERGYAFNRQETTDGVHAIGAAVTDANDEVLGALSVAGPAHRLKGDTLTEVLPEQILGTVNELELHIQHSAHS